The genomic window GACAGGAACACATTGTCGTTATCTCCTGCGAAGGGTACGTGACCGCCGGCGTTCGCGTCGACGTCAACGAGACGGGCAGTTCCTACTTGCCTGTCACGCTGATGCCGATGGCCGAGCCGCAGAGTCTCAACGCCTCCGACGGCGGGGTGGTCACGGGTGCGCGAAACGCGTCGATCACAGTCCCCCCCGGTGCGTTCGTGAACGCTTCGGGCCGGCCGGTTACAGGCAACGTCGATGTCCGCCTCACGCCCTTTGATCCCGCGACGGCTGCGGAGTTGGCTGCCTATCCCGGCGAGCTGCGGGGTCTGACGCTGACCGGTGAAACACTGCCCCTGGTCACCTACGGGGTCCTGGACATCACCGTCACGCAAAACGGTCAGCCGCTGCAGATCGCCCAAGGACAGACCATCACGGTGCAGGTGCCGGCTCCCAGTAAGGGAGACAAGCCCGACACGTCGGAGGTGTGGATCTTCGATGCGGCCACGAGTCTCTGGGTCCAATCCGAACATGGTGACGCCATTTACGATCCTCAAACCGACAGCTACATCGCCACCATTGGCCATCTGTCGCCGTGCAACATCGATCGGCCCATCGTGCCGACCTGTATCTGGGGCCTGGTCAAGGATGCGCAAGGTAATCCGGTGGCCGGTGCCTTCGTCCAGGCGATCCCGGAGTCGGCCGGCAGAATCTCCTCAGACTACACGGATATGTACGGCTACTTCTGCATGTACGTCGAGCGTAATACCGACATGCGAATCGAGGTATGGACACCGATCTCGGACAGTTGCCCGTCGGCCATGCGGAATGACTCCTATTGCGTGACGACGCGCTCCATCCACAGCGGCTCGGGGCTGGCCGCAGGGGGATATCCGGCCGACTGCTCCGCGAACTGCACCCAGGTACCGGTGATCACCACCGAAGACGTCGACCCCGGCCCGATCGACGAGGCTGCCTGCGTGGTAGCCAGCATCGCCGACAACCCGTTCTGGAACACCTGTGCCAGTGGCTTGGGCGACTTCTATGCGTGCTATGCGCCGCAAGGCGCATGCTTCTACGAGATCGATCCTTTCAACCCCTTTGGTGCCGGCTTTGTCCTTGAGTTCGAGAACGGCTCCAAGATGGAGTCGGAGTTCTCCATCTTTCAAGGACCTGTCACAAGAGTCTACGGGCCGACGGCCAAGGGTAACCCATTATGCGGGACGATCACCGGCAATGACAGCGAAACCACGATCACGACCGCATCGGGCTCCTCGTACACCGTCAGTGTCAGCGAGTCGGGGCGGATGGAAATGACCTGCTCCGGCGGGTTTTCTTTTGTCCTCACACCCGAGCAGGTGGAGTTCTTGAGCGGCTGCAACGGGAGCAGTAGCAACGACGGATCCGGAGTCGCATGCAAGGCAAAGCCAGGAACAATGGGCGCCGCCTGCACTTTCGACTCGGATTGCACGACGCCGGGGTTGACATGCTGTGGGCCGATCGGCGGCGAGCAAACGTGCCAGATTGCGACG from Phycisphaerae bacterium includes these protein-coding regions:
- a CDS encoding carboxypeptidase-like regulatory domain-containing protein — its product is MTHVKNVIRLPKRSLLVRECWAVGIVCLLAGCPSNDGNGGPLPNGQANVIGSVKDVAGRRIANAYVACGGVTTTTDNEGMFYLDLPVGQEHIVVISCEGYVTAGVRVDVNETGSSYLPVTLMPMAEPQSLNASDGGVVTGARNASITVPPGAFVNASGRPVTGNVDVRLTPFDPATAAELAAYPGELRGLTLTGETLPLVTYGVLDITVTQNGQPLQIAQGQTITVQVPAPSKGDKPDTSEVWIFDAATSLWVQSEHGDAIYDPQTDSYIATIGHLSPCNIDRPIVPTCIWGLVKDAQGNPVAGAFVQAIPESAGRISSDYTDMYGYFCMYVERNTDMRIEVWTPISDSCPSAMRNDSYCVTTRSIHSGSGLAAGGYPADCSANCTQVPVITTEDVDPGPIDEAACVVASIADNPFWNTCASGLGDFYACYAPQGACFYEIDPFNPFGAGFVLEFENGSKMESEFSIFQGPVTRVYGPTAKGNPLCGTITGNDSETTITTASGSSYTVSVSESGRMEMTCSGGFSFVLTPEQVEFLSGCNGSSSNDGSGVACKAKPGTMGAACTFDSDCTTPGLTCCGPIGGEQTCQIATFCDLLCDNDLDCEFPSICCSAGGYNMCMPAQACQ